A region from the Rhodamnia argentea isolate NSW1041297 chromosome 7, ASM2092103v1, whole genome shotgun sequence genome encodes:
- the LOC115742545 gene encoding uncharacterized protein LOC115742545, translating to MGLVVYWYDAVCYGIVAVSFLGSLWVIWRKEGGSRLDDNAIFQSLLSGRPEPEGHYSVAKPRSHVDSSCLWTSCWRGVHSGWLLATRLGSLAVMGGFLAWDIVEWDATIFVYYTEWTFALVMVYFALGTVASAYGCWVYSRQTSTGNGLTDQLLGRDLEDNRISATNNYGVKKVETRVSKLRSCYTEEEILQRAGFWGYVMQIIYQTSAGAVILTDVVFWCIIVPFLSNARLGLNLLMGCMHTLNVFFLLIDTSLNSLPFPWFRLTYFVLWSSIYVIFQWVIHACGFSWWPYPFLEVSSPWCAVWYFAIAVVHVPCYGLYALITKSKNSIFSRLFPHSFTRSF from the exons ATGGGTCTCGTGGTGTACTGGTACGACGCCGTCTGCTACGGCATCGTCGCTGTCTCCTTTCTCGGTTCCTTGTGGGTGATATGGAGGAAGGAGGGCGGGTCGCGATTGGACGACAATGCCATCTTCCAGAGCTTGCTGTCGGGTCGACCCGAGCCCGAGGGTCACTACTCGGTGGCCAAGCCCCGGAGCCACGTCGACTCTTCTTGCCTGTGGACCAGTTGCTGGCGAGGGGTCCATTCCGGTTGGCTGTTGGCGACCCGGCTGGGCTCGCTCGCCGTCATGGGGGGCTTCCTTGCTTGGGATATTGTGGAGTGGGATGCCACCATTTTTGTTTATTACACTGA GTGGACTTTCGCACTTGTCATGGTCTATTTTGCA CTGGGTACTGTAGCTTCCGCATATGGATGCTGGGTGTACTCAAGACAAACTTCCACTGGAAATGGGTTGACAGATCAGCTTTTGGGCAGAGATTTGGAAGATAATCGAATTTCAGCCACTAATAATTATGGGGTAAAAAAAGTGGAAACTCGGGTTAGTAAATTGAGAAGCTGCTACACGGAAGAGGAGATTTTGCAAAGAGCTGGATTTTGGGGATATGTTATGCAAATTATATATCAG ACCAGTGCAGGTGCTGTTATTCTCACAGATGTCGTGTTCTGGTGCATAATTGTACCATTCCTGTCAAATGCTCGTCTTGGACTAAATTTG TTGATGGGCTGCATGCATACGTTAAACGTGTTTTTCCTTCTGATTGATACTTCACTCAACAGCCTC CCATTTCCTTGGTTCCGGCTCACATACTTTGTCCTCTGGAGTTCAATCTATGTTATCTTTCAGTGGGTCATACATGCATGCGGTTTCTCATG GTGGCCGTATCCATTCCTAGAGGTATCATCACCTTGGTGTGCTGTCTG GTATTTCGCCATTGCTGTGGTTCACGTCCCGTGCTACGGCCTATACGCGTTGATCACGAAGTCGAAAAACTCGATTTTTTCCAGATTGTTTCCCCATTCTTTCACAAGGTCATtctag
- the LOC115742483 gene encoding short-chain dehydrogenase reductase 3b-like, whose translation MSKLRLEGKVALVTGAASGIGEEAARLFAEHGAFVVLADVQDELGQKVADSIGGHRASYQHCDVRDESQVESAVSFTIREHKKLDVLFSNAGVIGPLGGILDLDLAALDATIATNVRGVAATIKHAARAMVAGGTRGSIVCTASVTAALGGSGPHAYTVSKHALVGLVRTACSELGAHGIRVNCVAPYGVATPLSCAAYGLTPEEVETNTAGAAILKGVVLRARHVAEAALFLASDESEYISGHNLAVDGGFTVVSHSYAAM comes from the exons ATGTCCAAGCTAAG GTTGGAGGGAAAGGTTGCACTGGTGACCGGTGCAGCCAGTGGAATCGGCGAGGAAGCTGCGCGGCTGTTTGCAGAGCACGGGGCTTTCGTCGTGCTCGCCGACGTCCAAGACGAGCTCGGCCAGAAAGTCGCCGACTCCATCGGCGGACACCGCGCCTCCTACCAGCACTGCGACGTCCGCGACGAGTCCCAGGTCGAGTCCGCCGTGAGCTTCACGATCCGGGAGCACAAGAAGCTCGACGTCCTCTTCAGCAACGCCGGCGTCATCGGCCCCCTCGGCGGGatcctcgacctcgacctcgccGCCCTCGACGCCACCATCGCCACCAACGTGCGCGGGGTCGCCGCCACGATCAAGCACGCAGCCCGCGCCATGGTCGCCGGGGGGACCCGCGGGTCGATCGTCTGCACCGCCAGCGTCACGGCGGCGCTCGGCGGGTCGGGGCCGCACGCGTACACGGTGTCGAAGCACGCGCTGGTGGGGCTGGTGAGGACGGCGTGCAGCGAGCTCGGGGCGCACGGGATCCGGGTGAACTGCGTGGCGCCGTACGGGGTGGCGACGCCGCTGTCGTGCGCGGCGTACGGGCTGACGCCGGAGGAGGTGGAGACGAACACCGCGGGGGCGGCGATCCTGAAGGGGGTGGTGCTGAGGGCGAGGCACGTGGCGGAGGCGGCGCTGTTCCTGGCGTCGGACGAGTCGGAGTACATAAGCGGGCACAATCTGGCGGTGGACGGGGGATTCACGGTGGTGAGTCACAGTTACGCGGCCATGTGA
- the LOC115742421 gene encoding probable protein phosphatase 2C 49: protein MGAETEVVCQQGVPAPEVQYFTAVRGSPIEELVTISSPLSHPPVERVRVSEAVSADVPASQVEITPADSTPDACLESIVPQFVPSIRSGSFADIGPRRFMEDEHICVDDLSTHLGSPYRFPKPSAFYGVFDGHGGAEASAFIRKNVIRVFFDDAKFPQSSEVDDSYLGEVENSLRKAFLLADRALADDASVSSSSGTTALTALILGRLLMVANAGDCRAVLCRRGEAIDMSQDHKPIYPSEQRRVKELGGFVDDGYLNGVLSVTRALGDWDMKFSRGSPSPLISEPEFRQALLTEDDEFLIIGCDGIWDVMSSQHAVNVVRRGLRRHDDPEQSARDLVKEALRLNTSDNLTVIVVCFTPLDHREQPSPRPRRLRCCSLSAEALCSLRNLLDGSGGH from the exons ATGGGAGCTGAAACAGAGGTTGTGTGTCAACAGGGCGTGCCTGCACCGGAAGTGCAGTATTTCACGGCCGTGAGAGGGAGCCCGATTGAAGAGCTGGTCACCATCTCCTCGCCTCTCTCGCATCCTCCCGTCGAGAGGGTTCGTGTGTCGGAGGCCGTCTCCGCCGATGTTCCCGCTTCTCAAGtg GAAATCACACCGGCAGATAGTACTCCTGATGCGTGTCTGGAGTCAATTGTTCCGCAGTTTGTGCCTAGTATTCGTTCTGGTAGCTTTGCAGACATTGGACCCCGGAGATTTATGGAAGATGAGCACATTTGCGTGGATGATTTGTCCACGCATTTAGGATCACCCTACCGGTTTCCTAAACCAAGTGCTTTTTATGGG GTATTTGATGGTCACGGAGGAGCCGAAGCATCAGCCTTCATCAGAAAAAATGTTATCAGAGTCTTCTTTGATGATGCCAAATTTCCTCAATCGTCTGAAGTTGACGACTCATACTTGGGTGAGGTTGAGAATTCTCTCCGAAAAGCATTTCTTCTGGCGGACCGTGCTTTGGCGGATGATGCTAGCGTCAGTAGTTCTTCTGGCACTACAGCTCTCACTGCTTTGATACTTGGAAG GCTTCTCATGGTGGCCAATGCTGGTGACTGTCGTGCAGTTCTCTGCCGGAGAGGCGAGGCCATCGACATGTCCCAAGACCATAAACCAATATACCCTTCAGAACAGAGGCGAGTCAAAGAACTGGGCGGTTTTGTTGACGATGGATACCTGAATGGCGTCTTATCGGTCACTCGAGCCTTGGGCGACTGGGACATGAAGTTCTCTCGGGGCTCTCCCTCGCCTCTGATTTCCGAGCCAGAGTTCCGGCAAGCTCTGCTAACGGAGGACGACGAATTCCTCATAATAGGTTGTGATGGGATTTGGGACGTGATGTCCAGTCAGCACGCTGTCAATGTCGTGCGCCGTGGGCTCCGCCGGCACGACGACCCAGAACAGTCCGCGAGGGATCTCGTTAAGGAGGCGCTGCGCCTCAACACATCCGACAACCTCACGGTGATCGTCGTATGCTTCACACCCCTCGATCATCGGGAGCAGCCGTCGCCTCGGCCACGTAGGTTGAGGTGCTGCAGCCTCTCGGCCGAGGCGCTCTGCAGCTTGAGGAACCTGTTGGATGGCagcggcggccattga
- the LOC115742418 gene encoding phytochrome C has protein sequence MSSKSTNKTDCSPSSSARSRHGARVVAQTPIDAKLHIDFEESEQLFDYSTSVDFNISSSTGNVPSLTISAYLQKMQRGQLIQPFGCMVAVDEQNFTVLAYSENAPEMLDLAPHAVPNIEQQEALTFGLDVRTLFRSSGAAALQKAANFGEVNLLNPILVHCRTSGKPFYAILHRIDVGLVIDLEPVNPADVPVTAAGALKSYKLAAKAISRLQSLPSCSISLLCDVLVKEVSELTGYDRVMVYKFHEDEHGEVIAECCRPDLEPYLGLHYPATDIPQASRFLFMKNKVRMICDCSASPVKVNQDKRLAQPLSLCGSTLRSPHGCHAQYMANMGSIASLVMSVTINEDDEDTESNQQKGRKLWGLVVCHHTIPRFVPFPLRYACEFLIQVFGVQINKEVELAAQSREKHILRTQTVLCDMLLRDAPLGIVTQSPNVMDLVKCDGAALYYQQKFWLLGVCPTEAQIKELADWLLEYHSGSTGLSTDSLMEAGYPGASVLGDTICGMAAIKITSKDFLFWFRSHTAKEIKWGGAKHDPGDRDDGRRMHPRSSFSAFLEVVKHRSVLWKDVEMDAIHSLQLILRESLHDDLIQDSKVLVNVPSPENRAVIDDRIQKMDELRFVTNEMVRLIETAAVPILAVDASGNINGWNDKVAEITGFSVQHAINMPIVDLVADDSVDRVRKMLSLALQGVEEQNVEIKLKKNGIQDDKSPLVLVVNACCSRDAKENVVGICFVGQDITGQKMIVDKYTRIQGDYVGIVRNPSALIPPIFLTDEYGRCLEWNDAMQKLSGLNREEVVDRMLLGEVFTVNNFGCRLKDHDTLTKLRILLNGVIAGQDGDKLLFGFFDQHGRYIEALISANKRTDTEGKITGVLCFLHVTSPELQYAMQVQMMSEQAAANSLKKLAYIRQEIRKPLNGIICVQNLMGASDLSNEQSELLKTSTLCREQLEKIVNDTDIQSIEDCYGELNMGEFNLEQTLRVVINQAMILSQERAVQVVLDLPVEVSTVHLYGDKLRLQQVLSNFLTNVILFTPNNEASSVILRAIPRMEQIGKKMHIVHLEFRITHPAPGIPEKLINEMFHHSQGVSREGLGLYISQKLVKIMNGSAQYLREAERSSFIILVEFPLVDHSS, from the exons ATGTCGTCCAAATCGACGAACAAGACGGACTGCTCACCAAGCAGCTCGGCTCGATCGAGGCACGGGGCGCGTGTCGTTGCCCAGACACCCATTGACGCGAAGCTTCATATCGACTTTGAAGAATCCGAACAGTTGTTTGATTACTCTACTTCAGTCGACTTCAACATCTCGAGCTCCACTGGCAATGTCCCCTCATTGACCATCTCGGCGTATCTTCAGAAAATGCAGAGGGGGCAGCTGATCCAACCCTTTGGTTGCATGGTCGCTGTCGATGAACAGAATTTCACCGTTCTCGCCTACAGTGAAAATGCCCCAGAAATGTTGGACTTGGCCCCACATGCAGTTCCTAACATTGAGCAGCAAGAAGCCCTTACGTTCGGCTTGGATGTCCGAACTCTATTTCGGTCCTCGGGTGCGGCTGCCTTGCAGAAAGCCGCAAATTTTGGGGAAGTTAATCTTCTCAATCCCATATTAGTACACTGCAGAACTTCGGGCAAGCCCTTTTATGCAATTCTTCACAGAATTGATGTGGGCTTAGTCATAGATTTGGAGCCAGTGAATCCAGCTGATGTTCCTGTGACGGCTGCGGGAGCCTTAAAGTCTTATAAGCTCGCGGCAAAGGCCATCTCTAGATTGCAATCTTTGCCGAGCTGTAGTATATCTTTGTTATGTGACGTACTCGTTAAGGAAGTCAGCGAACTGACTGGTTATGATCGTGTCATGGTGTATAAATTTCATGAGGATGAGCATGGGGAAGTTATTGCTGAGTGCTGTCGGCCTGATCTAGAACCTTACCTGGGGTTGCATTATCCAGCTACTGATATTCCACAGGCAtcaaggttcctcttcatgaaGAATAAGGTCAGGATGATATGTGACTGTTCGGCTTCACCAGTTAAAGTAAACCAAGACAAGCGATTGGCCCAGCCACTAAGTCTTTGCGGTTCCACTTTGAGATCTCCTCACGGGTGTCATGCTCAGTACATGGCAAACATGGGTTCAATTGCTTCTCTTGTTATGTCTGTTACCATTaatgaggatgatgaagacACGGAAAGCAACCaacagaaaggaagaaaattatgGGGTTTAGTAGTTTGCCACCACACAATTCCCAGGTTTGTTCCATTTCCTTTGAGGTATGCTTGTGAATTCTTGATTCAAGTTTTCGGTGTACAAATAAACAAGGAAGTTGAGTTGGCAGCTCAGTCGAGGGAGAAGCACATCTTGAGAACGCAGACTGTTCTCTGTGACATGCTCCTTAGAGATGCTCCTCTAGGTATTGTCACTCAATCACCAAATGTTATGGATCTCGTGAAGTGTGATGGGGCTGCTCTCTACTACCAGCAGAAGTTTTGGCTGCTCGGGGTCTGTCCTACAGAGGCACAGATTAAAGAATTAGCGGATTGGCTTCTTGAGTATCATAGTGGGAGTACTGGCTTAAGTACCGATAGCCTTATGGAAGCTGGTTATCCTGGAGCTTCGGTCCTCGGTGATACAATTTGTGGGATGGCAGCCATTAAGATTACTTCAAAGGACTTCCTTTTTTGGTTCCGCTCCCACACTGCAAAAGAGATCAAATGGGGTGGCGCGAAACATGATCCTGGTGACAGAGATGATGGTAGACGTATGCACCCCAGGTCGTCATTCAGTGCATTTTTGGAGGTTGTTAAGCACAGGAGTGTACTGTGGAAGGATGTCGAAATGGATGCTATCCATTCCTTGCAGCTGATATTGAGGGAATCTTTGCACGATGATTTGATTCAAGATTCCAAGGTTCTTGTAAATGTTCCTTCACCTGAGAACCGGGCTGTCATTGATGATAGGATACAAAAGATGGACGAATTGCGTTTTGTCACAAATGAGATGGTACGCCTCATTGAGACTGCTGCTGTCCCTATCCTGGCTGTTGATGCATCTGGTAATATCAATGGGTGGAACGACAAGGTCGCTGAAATCACAGGTTTTTCGGTTCAGCATGCAATAAACATGCCTATAGTTGATCTAGTTGCAGATGACTCGGTAGATAGAGTGCGGAAGATGCTCTCGTTGGCCTTGCAAG GTGTTGAAGAGCAGAATGTCGAAATCAAGCTAAAAAAGAATGGCATTCAAGATGACAAAAGTCCTCTGGTATTGGTAGTTAATGCATGCTGTAGCCGTGATGCAAAGGAAAACGTGGTGGGAATATGCTTCGTTGGACAGGACATTACTGGACAAAAGATGATTGTGGACAAATATACCCGTATCCAAGGTGATTATGTTGGAATTGTGCGGAATCCATCTGCACTTAttcctccaatttttttgaCCGATGAGTATGGACGGTGCTTGGAATGGAACGATGCAATGCAAAAACTCTCCGGTTTAAACAGGGAAGAAGTTGTTGACAGAATGCTACTTGGCGAGGTTTTCACGGTTAACAACTTTGGTTGCCGTCTAAAAGATCATGACACTTTAACCAAACTGAGGATCTTGTTGAATGGTGTAATTGCAGGACAGGATGGGGATAAACTTCTGTTTGGGTTCTTTGATCAGCATGGTAGGTATATTGAGGCACTAATTTCTGCAAACAAAAGAACAGACACCGAGGGAAAGATCACTGGGGTATTGTGCTTTCTTCATGTCACCAGTCCAGAGCTTCAGTATGCCATGCAGGTTCAGATGATGTCAGAGCAAGCTGCCGCTAATAGCCTTAAGAAATTGGCTTATATCCGCCAAGAGATTAGAAAACCTCTCAATGGGATAATATGCGTGCAAAATCTGATGGGGGCCTCTGATTTAAGCAATGAGCAGAGTGAACTTTTGAAGACGAGTACTTTGTGTCGGGAGCAGCTAGAGAAGATTGTTAATGACACtgacattcaaagcatagaAGACTG TTATGGGGAACTGAACATGGGCGAGTTCAACCTTGAGCAAACGCTACGAGTTGTCATAAATCAAGCAATGATACTGAGCCAAGAACGTGCGGTACAGGTCGTTCTTGATTTGCCTGTTGAAGTGTCGACCGTGCATTTATATGGTGATAAGTTGAGATTGCAGCAAGTTCTTTCCAATTTTCTGACAAATGTGATCCTTTTCACCCCCAACAATGAAGCATCATCTGTGATCCTGAGGGCAATTCCAAGAATGGAGCAGATAGGGAAGAAGATGCACATAGTCCACCTCGAATTTCG GATTACACATCCAGCACCTGGAATTCCAGAGAAATTGATTAACGAGATGTTTCACCACAGCCAAGGTGTGTCGAGGGAAGGCCTTGGACTGTACATCAGCCAGAAGCTCGTAAAGATAATGAACGGAAGTGCTCAATATCTTAGGGAGGCAGAGAGGTCGTCCTTCATTATTCTGGTGGAATTTCCGCTTGTTGATCACTCCAGTTGA